CTGTGGATCCTGGAAGACGAAACCGATGTGCTTGCCCAGGACTCCGCGCAGCTCGCGGTCGGAAAGTGTCAGCAGGTCGCGTCCGTCGAAGCGCACAGAACCGCTCACCTGGGCGCGGGTACCGAGCAACCGGGTGGCAGCCAGCAGCGAAACACTCTTGCCGGAACCGGATTCGCCGACCATCGCCGCGGTCTCGCCGGCCTGCACCGAGAACGAGAAGGATTCGACCGCTCGCACCGCTCGCCGTCCGCTCGCGCGGTTCCCGGTGTGGATCGTGACGGCGAGGTCGGCGACGTCAAAGAGCGCCATTGTGAATTCGCGCCCGCACGGGCGACGTCGCCGCAATCATGCGACCACTATCTGTCCCCGCGACGCCACCGGCACCGGTTTCGATCAGCGGGAAATTATCCTCTCTCAGAACACGATTCCGGCATACGGCGCCTCCGGCACCGCGAACAACCGGTCGGCGGCGTCCACCGCACCGGTGTTGTCCGCCCGCACGGATCCGGCCAACACGAGGCTGCGCCACGATGATCCGCCCAGCAGCACGGCCCCGAGCGCCTCGACGCCGGCCACGAGTTGTGCGGGCCGGTCGGTGGCCGTCGCCCCGTCGGGCGCGATCCGGAACGTGCGGGAGTTCTCGGGCAGCAGCGTGTCCTCGATCCGCAGCGTCACCTCGTCGTCACCGGTGTATGTGCGGGCGACCAGCGCCGCCGCGACATCGACGATGCGCAACCAGGTCTCGTCGCGCACACCGGTGATCCGCGCGGTGCGACGGTCCGTGAGCAACATCGGCATCGGATCGTCGACGGGCAGCGCCGGAAAGACCACGCGATCGATCAGGTCGAGCTCGAGCAGGTACCGCACCAGGGCCAGGTACGCCTCGGAGGTGGGTGCGAACAGGTCGTCGACGACGACGGTGCGCTGGTTGCTGACGAACCAGCCGTCGGTGTCGGCGGCGTGGTAACGGACGAACCCGGTTTCCGAACCTGGGTCACCTTGCACGGCAACGTAGTTCGGCGCGGACGTGGCCTGCGCCTTGAGTCGCCGGGTATGCCACCACACCGCGGGACGGTCGATGGATCCGGGACGCGTGGGCCGGTTGGCGGTGTAGATCTGCGGCAGCAGCTCCCACGACGTGTCGACGTCGACCAGGCGCACCGGGCCACCTCGTGCGACACCGGACCTCAGCGTGGCGCGGCGGACGTCGACCTCGATCGTCGCCGTCGAACTGGCGACGCCGTAGCCGAACCGTTCGTAGATCGTGGCCTCCGATGCGCGCAGCGTCGCAACGGCCTCGCCGCCATCACGGATCTGCTGCAGTTGCGCGCGCATCAGATCGGTCGCGATCCCGCGGCGTGTGAACGTCGGCAGCACCCCGACGTGGGTGACCGCGGCATGTGCGAGTTGTTTGCCGCCGGGCAGTGTGAGCGTGCTGGTCTGGGCATCGGTGGTGCCCACGAGTTGGCCGTCGACGAAGGCGCCGATCGTGCGGCCCGGCTCCATGAGGGTGTGGATCTGGCCCGGCTGCAGATCGGTCAGCTGCGGGAATCCGACCATGGCCGTGCGGAACACGTTGATGGCGGTGATCAGCTCGGCCTCGGTGTCGATCACCCGGATCTCGTGCGCGCTCACGGCAGTCCCCGCTCCTGCTCGGCCGGATAGCCACCGGTGACGATCTTCGGCAGCAGGCATCCACTCCAGTGATTACTCATCAGCCACGCAACGCTGCCAGCACCGCGCGCCCCCGGCAAGCGATATATCCCGGCTGAGTTTTTCGGCCGCTGCTCGGCAGAGGGTTCTGCTCGCGGGCCGGAGGCCGCCTACATCGGGGCGTTCGCGGGGACGAACACCCCGGAGCTGTCGGCTTCCTCCTCGGCCCGGATGACGTGCACCACCGCGTTGATCAACGCCAGGTGGGTGAACGCCTGCGGGAAGTTGCCCAGATGCCTGCCGGTCCTCGGCTCGATCTCCTCGGCGTACAGGTGCAGTGGGCTCGCGAACGACAGCAGGCGTTCACACAGGTGCTTGGCACGGCTGACCTCACCGATCTCCACGAGCGCCGACACGAGCCAGAACGAACAGATCGTGAACGTGCCCTCTTCGCCCGACAGGCCGTCGTCGGTCTCTTCCACGCGGTACCGCAGCACGAGCCCTTCCTCGGTGAGCTCGTCGGCGATCGCCAGCACGGTCGCGCGCACGCGCGGATCGTCGGCGGGGAGGAACCGGGTCAGCACCGCCAGCAGCAGTGAGGCGTCGAGTGCGTCGTCGCCGTAGCGCTGCGTCAGCACGCCGCGCTTGTCGACGCCCTTGGCCAGCACGTCGGCCTTGATCTCCTCGGCGATCGCGCGCCACTGCTGCGCGTAGCTCTTCTCGCCCTGCAATTCCGCGAGCTTGGAGCCGCGGTCCAGCGCAACCCAGCACATGATCTTGCTTGAGGTGAAGTGCTGCGGTTCGCCGCGCACCTCCCAGATACCGCGATCGGGTTCCTTCCAGTGCTTGATGGCTTCCTCAACCTGGTTCTTGAGCACCGGCCACAGCGCGTCGGGAATCTGCTCGCGCGACTTGGCGTGCAGGTACACCGAGTCCAGCATCGTGCCCCAGATGTCGTGCTGGCGTTGGTTGTACGCACCGTTGCCGATGCGCACGGGCCGCGAGTTGTCGTAACCCGACAAGTGGTGCAGCTCTTCCTCGACCAGGCTGCGTTCACCGCCGACGGCGTACATCACCTGCAGCGGATGGCGTTCGCCGTTGTTGGCGCCCGACACGTCGGCGATGAACGAGAAGAAGTCGTCGGCCTCGCGGTCGAGACCCAGGGTGTACAGGCCCCACAATGCGAACGTCGAGTCGCGGATCCAGGAGTACCGGTAGTCCCAGTTGCGTTCGCCCTGAGGTGTCTCCGGCAGGGACGTGGTCGGTGCGGCGAGCAGCGCCCCGGTCGGGGAGTAGGTCAGGCCCTTGAGCGTCAGCGCGCTGCGCTGCAGGTACGACCGCCACGGATGGTCGGGGAAGTCTCCGACGTTGATCCACTGGCGCCACGCCTCGCTGGTCTTCCACATCTTGTCGGCGGCCTCATCGTAGGTCTGTGGCGCCGGATGCTTGGACCAACTCAGGGCCACGAACACATTGTCGCCCTCGGTGAGCCGGGTACGGGCCCTCGCCTCGCGGCCCTCGATGCCGATGCGCAGGTTCGTGGTGAGACGCAGGGTCGGGTGGGAATCTGGGTTGCGGCTCGCACGGGCGATCGCCTCGCCGTACGCCGGGCCCGAGTACTCCCACGCCGCGCTGGCCCGGTGGTAGTCGAACGCCGGTTCGCAGCTCATGACGAGCTCGACGGTCCCGCTCACGCACCGCACGGTGCGCAGCAGGATGTGCTCGGCGTCCCAGTCCATCGGGGTGCGGCGATGGGTCCGCGACCGCGTCTCGATGTCATGCCACGGCCCCATGACCAGCGCGTCGCGCACGATCAGCCAACCCGTGTGTGTCTGCCACGTGGTCTCCAGGATGAGGCTGCCGGGGAGATAACGCCGGGCCGCGGGGACGCTCACGCCGTAAGGACCGAGGCGGAAATGGCCGGCGCCGCGGTCCAGGATGGCGCCGAAGACGCTGGGGGAGTCCGGCCGGGGAACACACAGCCATTCGACCGATCCGGCCGAGCTGATCAGGCAGGTGTTCTCGCAGTCGGAGAGAAAGCCGTAGTCGGCGATCGGCGGAAACGGATTCCGCAGCGTCGGGCCCGCGGAGTAAGGCACCGGAGCAGTGACAGTCAGCGGGCCGTCGGCCGTCTTCCTGTCCGCACCATCGGTGGGCTCGGTCTGTTGCAGAACCATGCAGCACATCATCGACTGCGGAGATGCGCCGCGTCTACCCGGAACGGACGTGTCGAAAGTTACTGGCGGGACGGGACGAGTTTTGCCATCGCCTACGCTTGCCTCATGGGCGCGATCCTGAATTGGTGGGACGGCGTTGAGCTGTGGCTGACGGGGCTGCCCTTCGTGGCGCAGACCGCGGTCGTGATGCCGGTGGTGCTGGCGTTGGCGTACGGCATCGCGCTCGTGCTCGACGGTGCGCTCGCCCAGGGTGTGCAGGGGCTTCGGCGGTTGCGGCGCGATTCGACGGACGCGGGATCGAAATGACCGGGATGCCGCGGTCACGGGTGACGTTGGTGCTGGTCATCCTCGTGCTGCTCGTCATCGTCATGTGGTTTCTCACCCGCTGAGGTCCCCTCTCGGCGCGGCGAGCGCTCTCATCTCTGTTATTCTTCGCGCCATGCACGCGGCCGCCAGCGCTACGGGAAGCCACATCGTGGTGCTTCCTGCTGCCGGTTTCCGCGTTGTCGCCGATGCTCACTGTTGTCGCTGACCCCAACCCGTCCGCGGTTCGGGGTCAGTCGTGGCTGATCGTTTGCCAAGAGAACTGATCCATCTGCCCTTCCGCTGTGACGGTTCACCCCTGTCCCCAGCCCCAGAAGGAAGGTCGATCAGTGCCCACCGACAAGTCCACATCCAGGTTCTGGCCAGTTCTCTCCAAAGCCGTCGTGCTCGCCGCCGTCGGCGTCCTTGCCGTTGGCTGCGGCGGCGGCGCGAGTGACGTCGCGGGCGGCGACGGCGGTGACGACGCGGCAGCCGACACGACGCTGACACTGGTCGCCTACGCGGTGCCCGAACCGGGCTGGAGCAAGATCATCCCGGCGTTCACCGCCACCGAGGAAGGCAAGGGCGTCGCCGTGCGCACGTCCTACGGCGCCTCTGGCGACCAGTCGCGCGCCGTCGTCGACGGCAAGCCGGCCGACATCGTGAACTTCTCGGTCGAGCCCGACATCACGCGGCTGGTCAAGGCGGGCAAGGTCGCCGAGGACTGGAACGCCGGCGTCACCAAGGGCACGCCGTTCGGCTCGGTGGTTTCGCTGGTGGTACGCCAGGGCAACCCGAAGGGCATCAAGGACTGGGACGACTTGCTGCAGCCTGGACTCGAGGTGGTCACCCCGAGCCCGCTGAGTTCGGGTTCGGCCAAGTGGAACCTCTTGGCGCCGTACGCCGCGAAGAGCAACGGCGGCCAGAATCCCGATGCGGGCATCGACTTCGTCAACAAGCTGGTCACCGAGCACGTCAAGACCCGTCCGGGATCGGGCCGTGAGGCCACCGACGTGTTCCTGCAGGGCACCGGCGACGTACTGATCAGCTACGAGAACGAGGCGATCTACGTCGAGCGCCAGGGTAAGCCCGTCGAGCACGTCAACCCGCCGCAGACCTTCAAGATCGAGAACCCCGTCGCGGTCGTCAACACCACGGCGCACGCGGAGGCGGCCAACGCGCTGAAGAACTTCCTGTTCACCCCGGAGGGCCAGAAGATCTGGGCCGAGGCAGGCTTCCGACCCGTCGACCCGGCCGTCGCCGAGGAGTTCACCGCGGACTTCCCGACGCCCGAGAAGCTGTGGACGATCGACGACCTCGGCGGCTGGGACGCGGTCGATCCGGCGCTGTTCGACAAGGACAACGGCACCATCACGAAGATCTACAAGCAGGCGACTGGATGACCGCACCCGCGGAGGCGTCGACGACTGCGCCGGGGGTTTCCGCTCCCGGCGCGCGTCGTGGGCGCTACGGCAGTACCTCGCTGCGCGTCGGGGCGGCGTCGATCTGGCTGAGCGTCATCGTGCTCCTGCCGCTGGCGGCGATCCTGTGGCAGGCCGCGGGCGGCGGCTGGGACGCCTTCTGGCGGGCGGTCACCTCCAACGCGGCGGTGGACAGCTTCCAGGTGACCCTGACGATCTCGGCCGGCGTCACGCTCGTGAACACGGTGTTCGGCCTGCTGGTCGCGTGGGTGCTGACCCGCGACGAGTTCGCGGGCAAGCGCATCGTCGACTCGGTCATCGATCTGCCGTTCGCACTGCCGACGATCGTGGCCAGCCTGGTGATGCTGGCCCTGTACGGCCCTGCCAGCCCGGTCGACCTGCATCTGCAGCACACCAAGTGGGGTGTCGGCATCGCACTGCTGTTCGTGACGCTGCCGTTCGTGGTGCGCTCGGTTCAGCCCGTGCTGCTCGAACTCGACCGTGAGGTCGAGGAGGCCGCGGCGTCCCTTGGCGCCAACAACCGCACCATCTTCCTGCGGGTGATCCTGCCCGCTCTGCTGCCCGCCCTGTTGTCGGGGGCCGGCCTCGCATTCTCCCGTGCGATCGGTGAATTCGGATCCGTGGTGCTGATCGGCGGCGCGGTGCCCGGCAGGACCGAGGTGTCGTCGCAGTGGATCCGCACCCTCATCGAGAACGACGACCGCACCGGTGCCGCGGCGATCTCGATTGTGCTGCTGGTCATCTCGTTCGCGGTGTTGTTCGTGCTGCGGGCCGTGGGCTCGCGCGCCGCCAAACGTGAGGAGCTCCAGGGATGACACTCTCACCGGTGATGCGCAACCTGCTGCGTTACGTGGCGTTGGCCTACATCCTGGTGCTCGTCATCG
This genomic window from Mycolicibacterium goodii contains:
- a CDS encoding glycoside hydrolase family 15 protein — encoded protein: MVLQQTEPTDGADRKTADGPLTVTAPVPYSAGPTLRNPFPPIADYGFLSDCENTCLISSAGSVEWLCVPRPDSPSVFGAILDRGAGHFRLGPYGVSVPAARRYLPGSLILETTWQTHTGWLIVRDALVMGPWHDIETRSRTHRRTPMDWDAEHILLRTVRCVSGTVELVMSCEPAFDYHRASAAWEYSGPAYGEAIARASRNPDSHPTLRLTTNLRIGIEGREARARTRLTEGDNVFVALSWSKHPAPQTYDEAADKMWKTSEAWRQWINVGDFPDHPWRSYLQRSALTLKGLTYSPTGALLAAPTTSLPETPQGERNWDYRYSWIRDSTFALWGLYTLGLDREADDFFSFIADVSGANNGERHPLQVMYAVGGERSLVEEELHHLSGYDNSRPVRIGNGAYNQRQHDIWGTMLDSVYLHAKSREQIPDALWPVLKNQVEEAIKHWKEPDRGIWEVRGEPQHFTSSKIMCWVALDRGSKLAELQGEKSYAQQWRAIAEEIKADVLAKGVDKRGVLTQRYGDDALDASLLLAVLTRFLPADDPRVRATVLAIADELTEEGLVLRYRVEETDDGLSGEEGTFTICSFWLVSALVEIGEVSRAKHLCERLLSFASPLHLYAEEIEPRTGRHLGNFPQAFTHLALINAVVHVIRAEEEADSSGVFVPANAPM
- a CDS encoding GNAT family N-acetyltransferase, with the protein product MSAHEIRVIDTEAELITAINVFRTAMVGFPQLTDLQPGQIHTLMEPGRTIGAFVDGQLVGTTDAQTSTLTLPGGKQLAHAAVTHVGVLPTFTRRGIATDLMRAQLQQIRDGGEAVATLRASEATIYERFGYGVASSTATIEVDVRRATLRSGVARGGPVRLVDVDTSWELLPQIYTANRPTRPGSIDRPAVWWHTRRLKAQATSAPNYVAVQGDPGSETGFVRYHAADTDGWFVSNQRTVVVDDLFAPTSEAYLALVRYLLELDLIDRVVFPALPVDDPMPMLLTDRRTARITGVRDETWLRIVDVAAALVARTYTGDDEVTLRIEDTLLPENSRTFRIAPDGATATDRPAQLVAGVEALGAVLLGGSSWRSLVLAGSVRADNTGAVDAADRLFAVPEAPYAGIVF
- a CDS encoding Ms4533A family Cys-rich leader peptide; translated protein: MHAAASATGSHIVVLPAAGFRVVADAHCCR
- the cysT gene encoding sulfate ABC transporter permease subunit CysT: MTAPAEASTTAPGVSAPGARRGRYGSTSLRVGAASIWLSVIVLLPLAAILWQAAGGGWDAFWRAVTSNAAVDSFQVTLTISAGVTLVNTVFGLLVAWVLTRDEFAGKRIVDSVIDLPFALPTIVASLVMLALYGPASPVDLHLQHTKWGVGIALLFVTLPFVVRSVQPVLLELDREVEEAAASLGANNRTIFLRVILPALLPALLSGAGLAFSRAIGEFGSVVLIGGAVPGRTEVSSQWIRTLIENDDRTGAAAISIVLLVISFAVLFVLRAVGSRAAKREELQG
- a CDS encoding sulfate ABC transporter substrate-binding protein yields the protein MLAAVGVLAVGCGGGASDVAGGDGGDDAAADTTLTLVAYAVPEPGWSKIIPAFTATEEGKGVAVRTSYGASGDQSRAVVDGKPADIVNFSVEPDITRLVKAGKVAEDWNAGVTKGTPFGSVVSLVVRQGNPKGIKDWDDLLQPGLEVVTPSPLSSGSAKWNLLAPYAAKSNGGQNPDAGIDFVNKLVTEHVKTRPGSGREATDVFLQGTGDVLISYENEAIYVERQGKPVEHVNPPQTFKIENPVAVVNTTAHAEAANALKNFLFTPEGQKIWAEAGFRPVDPAVAEEFTADFPTPEKLWTIDDLGGWDAVDPALFDKDNGTITKIYKQATG